The Juglans microcarpa x Juglans regia isolate MS1-56 chromosome 2S, Jm3101_v1.0, whole genome shotgun sequence genome has a window encoding:
- the LOC121253115 gene encoding receptor-like protein 43, which produces MSTYLRFSFSDLLVLFFLLLTASLSSPQPLCHQDESLALMQFKDSFIIHNDTFSSCYPKTASWSVEAEHGRSDCCSSWDGVECDPHTAHVIGLDLSYNCLYGSINSNSSLFRLSHLRRLNLAHNDFNYSKIPSTIGNLSRLTYLNLNCSHVSGEVPYEISYLSKLSSLDLSCNNHDLHIGSLTRLQGSLLIPPPSINNYLVRNNSFTGEVSPLFCNLSSLSVLDLSFNNLSGLLHPCFCNLSQTLQALVLQSNNISGTIPDAWAKGCSLRLIDLSHNQFQGLLPRSLANCKELGHLDVGYNKIHDTFPLWLETLTKLKVFILRSNGFYGAIRNIQINCTFSNLHIIDLSDNNFFGDLPGECFQRWNAMKLFGANESQYMDYDIRFSFTLPLTLTRGIKLEYERIQHELKVIDLSCNRFEGEIPEVVGNLKGLHILNFSNNAISGHIPSSLANLTNLEILDLSQNKFFGEIPPQLAQLTFLAFFEVFNNCLTGPIPHGNQFETFPNSSFDGNPGLCGRPLSKACGDSLHIHDPTSTFEENQDSVSSFEFGWKVVVIGYGCGFVIGIFIGQWVIARKQDWFVNVFRIKK; this is translated from the exons ATGTCTACATATTTACGCTTTTCCTTCTCTGATCTCTTAGTGTTGTTCTTTCTTTTACTCACGGCCTCTTTATCTTCTCCGCAACCACTTTGTCATCAAGATGAGAGCTTAGCTCTTATGCAATTCAAGGATAGTTTTATCATACACAATGATACTTTTTCATCTTGCTATCCCAAGACTGCATCATGGAGTGTAGAAGCAGAGCATGGTAGATCAGATTGCTGCTCATCATGGGATGGGGTTGAGTGCGACCCCCATACAGCTCATGTTATTGGCCTTGACCTTAGTTACAACTGTCTCTATGGTTCTATCAACTCCAACAGCAGCCTCTTCCGCCTTTCTCATCTTCGGAGACTTAATCTTGCTCATAATGACTTCAATTACTCTAAAATCCCATCTACCATTGGCAATCTTTCAAGGCTAACATATCTTAATCTCAACTGTTCTCATGTTTCAGGAGAAGTCCCCTACGAAATTTCATACCTCTCCAAGTTGTCATCTCTGGATCTTTCTTGCAACAATCATGATTTACATATTGGAAGTCTAACAAG GCTGCAAGGATCCCTCCTGATTCCACCACCATCTATCAATAATTATCTAGTCAGGAATAATTCATTTACAGGAGAGGTCTCACCATTGTTTTGCAATCTAAGTTCACTTTCTGTGCTTGATTTGTCATTTAACAATTTGAGCGGCCTGTTGCATCCATGTTTTTGCAACTTAAGCCAGACTTTGCAAGCACTCGTACTACAAAGCAATAACATCAGTGGAACCATCCCCGATGCATGGGCAAAAGGGTGTAGCTTAAGGTTGATCGACTTGAGTCACAACCAATTCCAAGGTCTGCTCCCAAGATCATTGGCCAATTGTAAGGAGTTAGGGCATCTTGATGTTGGTTACAATAAGATCCATGATACCTTTCCCTTATGGTTAGAAACTCTAACTAAGCTGAAGGTTTTCATTCTTCGGTCTAATGGATTTTACGGTGCAATCAGAAATATCCAAATCAATTGCACATTCTCCAACTTGCATATCATCGATCTCTCTGACAACaatttttttggagatttgcCCGGAGAATGCTTCCAACGGTGGAATGCCATGAAATTGTTTGGTGCAAACGAGTCGCAATACATGGACTACGACATCCGTTTCTCATTTACACTACCACTAACACTAACGAGAGGTATAAAGTTGGAGTATGAGAGGATCCAACATGAACTCAAAGTCATTGATTTATCATGCAATAGATTTGAAGGAGAAATTCCAGAAGTAGTGGGAAATCTAAAAGGACTACACATTCTCAATTTCTCCAACAATGCTATCTCCGGTCATATCCCATCATCGTTGGCAAACTTGACAAATCTAGAAATATTGGATCTTTctcaaaataagttttttggAGAAATACCCCCACAGCTCGCCCAACTCACCTTCCTAGCGTTTTTTGAAGTGTTCAACAATTGTCTCACAGGTCCCATACCACATGGAAATCAATTTGAGACATTTCCGAACAGTTCATTTGATGGTAACCCAGGATTGTGTGGAAGGCCATTGTCAAAAGCATGTGGAGATTCACTACATATACATGATCCAACGTCAACGTTTGAAGAAAATCAAGATTCAGTGTCTTCATTTGAATTTGGGTGGAAAGTAGTAGTGATCGGGTACGGGTGTGGATTTGTAATAGGAATTTTTATTGGACAATGGGTGATCGCAAGGAAGCAAGATTGGTTTGTAAATGTCTTTAGAATTAAGAAGTAG